In Mycolicibacterium phocaicum, one DNA window encodes the following:
- the rpmH gene encoding 50S ribosomal protein L34 produces MAKGKRTFQPNNRRRARVHGFRLRMRTRAGRAIVSARRGKGRRSLTA; encoded by the coding sequence GTGGCCAAGGGCAAGCGGACTTTCCAGCCGAACAACCGTCGTCGGGCCCGTGTGCACGGTTTCCGTCTGCGTATGCGGACCCGTGCCGGCCGCGCCATCGTGTCGGCACGTCGCGGCAAGGGCCGTCGCTCTCTCACTGCGTGA
- the rnpA gene encoding ribonuclease P protein component: MLPARNRMTRSTDFRVTVSRGVRSAQRDLVVHSLAPRDFGDADSNTADAPKVGLVVGKSVGNAVQRHRVSRQLRHASRDLLPELQSGELLVIRALPGSREAATATLQDELRVAVQRAHAKSGSRP; encoded by the coding sequence GTGCTTCCGGCTCGTAACCGGATGACGCGCTCGACAGACTTTCGAGTCACCGTGAGCCGCGGTGTGCGCTCGGCGCAACGGGATCTCGTGGTGCATTCACTGGCACCACGAGATTTTGGTGATGCCGATTCAAACACTGCGGATGCGCCGAAAGTCGGTCTCGTCGTAGGTAAATCGGTCGGCAACGCCGTCCAGCGGCACCGGGTGTCCCGTCAGCTCCGTCATGCCAGCCGGGATCTCCTGCCCGAACTGCAGTCCGGTGAGCTCCTGGTGATCCGGGCCCTGCCCGGCAGTCGAGAGGCGGCCACCGCCACGCTGCAGGACGAACTGCGAGTCGCAGTGCAGCGCGCTCACGCGAAGTCCGGATCCCGGCCATGA
- the yidD gene encoding membrane protein insertion efficiency factor YidD — MSHRLARGLIFLIELYRNMVSPMRLPSCRFSPTCSQYAVEALTEHGLFRGCWLTTVRLAKCGPWHHGGWDPIPERRSAATAAQSRSDSLVF, encoded by the coding sequence ATGAGTCACCGGCTGGCCCGCGGGCTGATCTTTCTCATCGAGCTGTACCGCAACATGGTGTCGCCGATGCGTCTGCCCAGCTGCCGGTTCAGCCCCACCTGTAGCCAGTACGCCGTCGAGGCACTCACCGAACACGGATTGTTCCGCGGTTGTTGGCTGACGACGGTCCGGCTGGCCAAGTGTGGCCCGTGGCATCACGGGGGATGGGACCCCATCCCCGAAAGACGGTCCGCGGCAACCGCCGCGCAGTCAAGGAGCGATTCGCTTGTCTTTTAA
- the yidC gene encoding membrane protein insertase YidC, which translates to MWLWYKLFGAILGAENFFAWGLSVMFLVFSLRALLYKPFVRQIETTRQMQELQPQIKELQKKYGKDRQRLALEMQKLQSEHGFNPLLGCLPMLAQIPVFLGLFHVLRSFNRTEGAGMGIGAQALSIEQNRSIGNYFFSATDVSHFLNTDLFGAPLGATMIQTGESLKAFAHFDRMSVILVGIPLMIVSGIATHMNSRASVARQSLEAQQNPQTQLMNKLALYVFPLGVVVSGPFLPIAILMYWVANNIWTYGQQHVVFNRIEKREAEEKEQAIARRSANAPAPGVKPNRSKKGNTPAAPASSGTDVEQTGTELDGTTDSGAAGSKPAPGAKPNKKKR; encoded by the coding sequence ATGTGGCTCTGGTACAAGCTTTTCGGCGCGATCCTGGGTGCGGAGAACTTCTTCGCCTGGGGCCTGTCGGTGATGTTCCTGGTCTTTTCCCTCCGTGCACTGCTGTACAAGCCGTTCGTCCGGCAGATCGAGACCACCCGGCAGATGCAGGAACTGCAGCCCCAGATCAAGGAGCTGCAGAAGAAGTACGGCAAGGATCGCCAGCGGCTCGCGCTCGAGATGCAGAAGCTGCAGAGCGAACACGGTTTCAACCCGCTCCTGGGCTGTCTGCCGATGCTGGCGCAGATTCCGGTGTTCCTGGGCCTGTTCCACGTGCTGCGCTCGTTCAACCGCACCGAGGGCGCCGGTATGGGTATCGGTGCCCAGGCGCTGTCCATCGAGCAGAACCGGTCGATCGGCAACTACTTCTTCAGTGCGACCGACGTCAGCCACTTCCTGAACACCGACCTGTTCGGTGCGCCGTTGGGCGCCACCATGATTCAGACCGGTGAGAGCCTCAAGGCGTTCGCGCACTTCGACCGCATGTCGGTGATCCTGGTGGGCATTCCGTTGATGATCGTCTCGGGTATCGCGACGCACATGAACAGCCGGGCCTCGGTGGCCCGGCAGAGTCTCGAAGCCCAGCAGAACCCCCAGACCCAGCTGATGAACAAGCTGGCGCTGTACGTGTTCCCGTTGGGCGTCGTGGTGTCCGGCCCGTTCCTGCCGATCGCCATCCTCATGTACTGGGTGGCCAACAACATCTGGACCTACGGTCAGCAGCATGTGGTGTTCAACCGGATCGAAAAGCGTGAGGCGGAGGAGAAGGAACAGGCGATCGCACGCCGTTCCGCCAACGCCCCGGCACCCGGCGTGAAGCCGAACCGGTCGAAGAAGGGCAATACACCGGCCGCCCCGGCGAGTTCGGGTACCGACGTCGAACAGACCGGTACGGAGCTGGACGGCACGACGGATTCCGGTGCCGCCGGCTCGAAGCCGGCCCCGGGCGCCAAGCCCAACAAGAAGAAGCGTTGA
- a CDS encoding Jag family protein, which translates to MTDTETQAEAPESEAATTAPAAPASKSDDLEERLVAEGEIAGDYLEELLDLLDFDGDIDLDVEGDRAVVSIDGGNDLSKLVGRKGEVLDALQELTRLAVHQKTGERSRLMLDIARWRRQRRDELAALGKKVAERVLASGEREELSPMTPFERKIVHDAVAAVDGVHSESEGVEPSRRVVVLLD; encoded by the coding sequence ATGACAGACACAGAAACGCAGGCGGAGGCCCCGGAATCAGAGGCCGCGACGACGGCTCCGGCCGCTCCTGCAAGCAAGAGCGACGATCTTGAAGAGCGCCTGGTCGCCGAAGGTGAGATCGCCGGCGACTACCTCGAGGAGCTCCTCGATCTGCTGGACTTCGATGGTGACATCGATCTGGATGTGGAAGGCGACCGCGCGGTCGTCAGCATCGACGGTGGCAACGACCTGAGCAAGCTGGTGGGTCGCAAGGGCGAGGTGCTGGACGCGCTCCAGGAGCTGACCCGGCTGGCCGTGCACCAGAAGACCGGCGAGCGCAGCCGGTTGATGCTGGACATCGCCCGGTGGCGTCGGCAGCGCCGTGACGAGTTGGCCGCGCTGGGCAAGAAGGTCGCCGAGCGCGTGCTGGCGTCGGGTGAGCGCGAAGAGCTGTCACCGATGACGCCGTTCGAGCGCAAGATCGTGCACGACGCGGTGGCGGCCGTGGACGGCGTCCACAGCGAGAGCGAGGGCGTCGAGCCGTCGCGCCGGGTGGTTGTTCTGCTCGATTGA
- the rsmG gene encoding 16S rRNA (guanine(527)-N(7))-methyltransferase RsmG: MKHGEAPSPPAAAVDVFGDRVDLAHSYAEILAGDGIERGLIGPSEVGRLWDRHVMNCAAIGELVSSGERIGDIGSGAGLPGIPLALARPDVHVVLIEPLLRRADFLREVVAELGIDVTVIRGRAEERTVRAEAGELDVVTSRAVAALDKLAKWSLPLLKVDGRMLALKGERAADEIVEHRRALNSLGAVDVRVVKCGVNYLTPPATVVVAKRGAKRAATGRPAKNRR, from the coding sequence GTGAAACATGGTGAAGCCCCATCCCCACCGGCCGCCGCCGTCGACGTATTTGGTGACCGAGTCGATCTGGCACACAGCTACGCGGAGATCCTCGCGGGCGACGGAATCGAGCGTGGCCTGATCGGACCGTCGGAAGTCGGCCGGTTGTGGGACCGTCACGTGATGAATTGCGCCGCTATAGGCGAGTTGGTCTCGAGCGGCGAGCGAATCGGCGATATTGGCAGTGGAGCCGGCCTACCCGGCATTCCGCTGGCCCTCGCGCGGCCCGATGTTCACGTGGTCTTGATTGAGCCGCTGCTGCGCCGAGCGGACTTCCTTCGTGAAGTCGTGGCCGAGCTCGGCATCGACGTGACCGTCATCCGGGGCCGCGCCGAGGAGCGAACGGTTCGCGCCGAGGCGGGGGAGCTGGACGTCGTCACCTCGCGAGCCGTGGCAGCTCTCGACAAGCTCGCCAAGTGGAGCCTGCCGCTCCTCAAAGTCGACGGACGGATGCTGGCTCTCAAAGGGGAGCGAGCAGCCGATGAGATCGTCGAACACCGTCGGGCACTCAACTCACTCGGTGCTGTGGACGTAAGGGTGGTGAAATGTGGCGTGAACTATTTGACTCCGCCCGCAACCGTGGTCGTGGCGAAGCGCGGAGCCAAGCGCGCGGCAACCGGCCGGCCGGCCAAGAACCGGCGATGA
- a CDS encoding ParA family protein: MDTPIGAEAERAVQILHGAKGQQLPRPTHQRVFTIANQKGGVGKTTTAVNMAAALALQGLNVLVIDLDPQGNASTALGIEHRPGTASSYEVLIGEITLESALQRSPHNERLYCVPATIDLAGAEIELVSMVARETRLRNALATLKDHNFDYVFIDCPPSLGLLTINALVAAPEVLIPIQCEYYALEGVGQLLRNIEMVKAHLNPQLDVTTVVLTMYDGRTKLADQVAMDVRDHFGDKVLRTVIPRSVKVSEAPGYGMTILDYDPGSRGAMSYLDASRELAQRGESGVRK; the protein is encoded by the coding sequence ATGGATACGCCGATCGGGGCGGAAGCCGAACGTGCAGTCCAGATCCTTCACGGCGCAAAGGGTCAGCAGCTGCCGCGCCCGACACACCAGCGGGTGTTCACCATCGCCAACCAGAAGGGCGGGGTCGGCAAGACCACCACTGCGGTCAACATGGCCGCGGCCCTGGCCCTGCAGGGTCTCAACGTTCTGGTCATCGATCTGGATCCCCAGGGCAACGCGAGCACCGCGCTGGGCATCGAGCACCGACCGGGCACCGCTTCGTCGTACGAGGTGTTGATCGGTGAGATCACCCTCGAGAGCGCGCTGCAGCGCAGCCCGCACAACGAGCGGCTGTACTGCGTCCCGGCGACCATCGACCTGGCCGGCGCCGAGATCGAGTTGGTCAGCATGGTGGCACGTGAAACCCGGCTGCGGAACGCGCTCGCGACGCTCAAGGACCACAACTTCGACTACGTCTTCATCGACTGCCCGCCGTCGTTGGGTCTGCTGACCATCAACGCGCTCGTGGCGGCGCCGGAGGTGCTGATCCCCATCCAGTGCGAGTACTACGCACTGGAAGGCGTGGGCCAGCTGCTGCGCAACATCGAAATGGTCAAGGCGCACCTCAATCCCCAGCTGGACGTCACGACCGTCGTCCTCACGATGTATGACGGCCGCACCAAACTCGCCGACCAGGTCGCGATGGACGTTCGGGACCACTTTGGCGATAAGGTTTTGCGGACCGTCATCCCACGCAGCGTCAAGGTTTCCGAGGCACCGGGGTACGGCATGACGATCCTGGATTACGACCCGGGATCACGTGGAGCAATGAGCTATTTGGACGCCAGCCGTGAACTCGCCCAACGCGGCGAGTCGGGAGTGAGGAAGTAA
- a CDS encoding ParB/RepB/Spo0J family partition protein has product MSQPKKRSGLGRGLAALIPTGAPEDGQQDTSLRMGSAAADVLIGGGPAAPVNGAAAAESAAAARAEAEAIGAVYREIEPSAIQPNPRQPRSVFDADALAELVHSIREFGLMQPIVVRELSQPSGPHRYQLIMGERRWRASQEAGLTAIPAIVRETADDNMLRDALLENIHRVQLNPLEEASAYQQLLEEFDVTHEELATRIGRSRPVITNMIRLLKLPIAVQRRVAAGVLSAGHARALLALEGGPEKQEELAARIVAEGLSVRATEEAVTLANRDGDKPAPAPKRKPIQMPGLQDVAEQLSTAFDTKVTVSLGKRKGKIVVEFGSVDDLQRIVELMKTEQG; this is encoded by the coding sequence ATGTCGCAGCCGAAGAAGCGTAGCGGACTCGGTCGGGGGCTGGCGGCGCTCATCCCGACCGGCGCACCCGAGGACGGGCAGCAGGACACCTCGCTGCGAATGGGGTCTGCGGCTGCCGATGTGTTGATCGGCGGCGGTCCGGCCGCTCCGGTCAACGGCGCCGCCGCCGCGGAATCGGCCGCGGCCGCCAGGGCCGAAGCCGAGGCGATCGGCGCGGTGTACCGCGAGATCGAGCCGTCGGCCATCCAGCCGAACCCGCGCCAGCCACGCAGCGTCTTCGACGCCGACGCGCTCGCGGAACTGGTGCACTCCATTCGCGAGTTCGGGCTCATGCAGCCCATCGTGGTGCGCGAGCTGAGCCAGCCGTCCGGGCCGCACCGCTATCAGCTGATCATGGGTGAACGGCGGTGGCGCGCCTCGCAGGAAGCCGGCCTGACGGCCATCCCGGCGATCGTCCGCGAGACCGCCGACGACAACATGCTGCGCGATGCGCTGCTCGAGAACATCCACCGGGTCCAGCTGAATCCGCTCGAAGAGGCATCGGCCTACCAGCAGCTGCTGGAGGAGTTCGACGTCACCCACGAGGAACTGGCGACCCGCATCGGTCGGTCGCGGCCGGTGATCACGAACATGATCCGGCTGCTGAAGCTGCCCATCGCGGTACAGCGCCGCGTTGCCGCCGGCGTGCTGTCGGCCGGCCACGCCCGTGCCCTGCTGGCGCTCGAAGGGGGACCGGAGAAGCAGGAGGAGCTCGCCGCCCGCATCGTGGCGGAGGGCCTGTCCGTCCGCGCAACCGAGGAAGCGGTCACCCTGGCCAACCGCGACGGTGACAAGCCGGCCCCGGCGCCGAAGCGCAAGCCGATCCAGATGCCCGGTCTCCAGGATGTGGCCGAGCAGCTGTCGACCGCGTTCGACACGAAGGTCACGGTGAGCCTCGGCAAGCGCAAGGGCAAGATCGTCGTCGAGTTCGGCTCGGTCGACGATCTTCAGCGGATCGTCGAGCTGATGAAGACGGAACAGGGCTAA
- a CDS encoding acetyltransferase, with translation MTSRITPLRLESFERLPKHARRCVFWEVDPSALGDSDHLSDPEFEKEAWLSMVMLEWGSCGQLAVACDPDRAEDPNDDAPCLGYAFYAPPRAVPRAGRFPTGPVSPDAVLLTTIGVDCSDDGDALSRHLIAAVVADLVRRGVRALEAFGRTSEVAQLGGAQACPAELAATVEAFGECAVEQCVIEADFLQDNGFEIVAPHPYFPRLRLELEQGLGWKADVEAALERLLESSALQQPVGAVSSPVLWTPHTGR, from the coding sequence GTGACATCACGAATCACGCCGCTGCGCCTCGAATCATTCGAGCGGCTGCCGAAGCATGCGCGGCGTTGTGTGTTCTGGGAAGTCGATCCGTCGGCGCTCGGGGACAGCGACCATCTCAGTGACCCCGAGTTCGAGAAGGAAGCATGGCTGTCGATGGTCATGCTCGAATGGGGATCGTGCGGACAGCTCGCAGTGGCCTGCGACCCGGACCGCGCCGAGGACCCCAACGATGACGCGCCCTGTCTGGGCTATGCGTTCTACGCGCCGCCCCGCGCGGTACCCCGGGCGGGCCGCTTTCCCACCGGACCGGTCAGCCCCGACGCGGTCCTGCTGACCACGATCGGTGTCGACTGCAGTGACGACGGCGACGCGTTGTCGCGCCACCTGATCGCCGCCGTCGTCGCCGATCTGGTTCGTCGTGGTGTGCGCGCGCTGGAGGCGTTCGGTCGCACCAGCGAGGTCGCCCAACTCGGTGGCGCGCAGGCCTGCCCGGCGGAGCTGGCGGCGACCGTCGAGGCATTCGGAGAGTGCGCTGTGGAGCAGTGCGTGATCGAGGCCGACTTCCTTCAGGACAACGGCTTCGAGATCGTCGCGCCGCATCCGTACTTCCCACGGCTGCGACTGGAACTCGAACAGGGCCTCGGCTGGAAGGCGGACGTCGAAGCGGCGCTGGAGCGACTGCTGGAGAGCAGCGCGTTGCAGCAGCCTGTCGGTGCGGTATCCAGCCCCGTGCTGTGGACGCCGCACACCGGTCGATAG
- the pip gene encoding prolyl aminopeptidase, with protein MPGDCGLLDVGDGNRMYWETHGNPAGAPVLIVHGGPGAGRSRRAHKQFEPELFRIVLFDQRGCGDSVPSAADPSTDMSCNTTAHLLADMEALRRHLGIDRWLLYGGSWASTLILAYAQRHPDRVTGVVLIGVTMTRPQEVDWLYRGLRLVRPAEWQRFRDGVPEADRDGNLVEAYRRLMEHPDPAVREQAARDWCAWEDAAIAHETLGKPGQYSAKIDADRMAFVRICTHYFAHTAWLEDGQLLRDAHRLDGIPGVLIHGRLDLSAPVRTAWELAQAWPGAELRIIEDSGHTGSPAMAAAIAEAVERLTPPRS; from the coding sequence ATGCCCGGCGACTGCGGGCTGCTCGACGTCGGTGACGGCAACCGGATGTACTGGGAGACCCACGGCAACCCCGCGGGTGCGCCGGTCCTCATCGTTCACGGCGGCCCAGGCGCCGGTAGGTCCCGCCGCGCTCATAAGCAGTTCGAGCCCGAACTGTTCCGCATCGTGCTCTTCGATCAACGCGGATGCGGCGACAGCGTGCCCAGCGCCGCGGATCCGTCGACCGACATGTCGTGCAATACGACCGCGCATCTGCTCGCCGACATGGAAGCGCTTCGTCGTCATCTGGGGATCGATCGGTGGCTGCTGTACGGCGGCTCGTGGGCGTCGACGTTGATCCTCGCCTACGCGCAGCGGCATCCGGATCGCGTGACCGGGGTCGTGCTGATCGGCGTGACGATGACGCGGCCGCAGGAGGTGGACTGGTTGTACCGCGGTCTCCGGCTGGTGCGCCCCGCCGAGTGGCAGCGGTTCCGTGACGGCGTGCCCGAAGCGGATCGGGACGGGAATCTCGTCGAGGCCTATCGCCGGTTGATGGAGCATCCCGATCCCGCCGTGCGTGAGCAGGCGGCGCGGGACTGGTGTGCGTGGGAGGACGCCGCGATCGCCCACGAGACGTTGGGGAAGCCCGGCCAGTACTCGGCCAAGATCGACGCCGACCGTATGGCCTTCGTCCGGATCTGCACGCACTACTTCGCGCACACGGCGTGGTTGGAGGATGGCCAACTGCTGCGGGATGCGCATCGATTGGACGGCATACCCGGCGTGCTGATCCACGGTCGCCTCGACCTGTCAGCGCCCGTCCGGACGGCCTGGGAACTGGCTCAGGCATGGCCTGGCGCCGAGCTCAGAATCATCGAGGACTCAGGCCACACCGGTAGCCCGGCGATGGCGGCGGCGATCGCAGAAGCCGTCGAACGGTTAACTCCGCCGCGGAGCTGA
- a CDS encoding MerR family transcriptional regulator — protein sequence MRIGEEAAATGSSVRSLRYYEAQGLIAPQRRSNGYRDYPADTVEDVRRTRMLIDTGFGVRTIRQLLPCIDGSTVDMCPAIAAAIRQTLAEMDTRIGDLNLRRARIVQLLDGQ from the coding sequence GTGCGGATCGGTGAAGAAGCGGCGGCAACCGGCAGTTCGGTCAGGTCGCTGCGCTACTACGAGGCTCAGGGTCTCATTGCACCGCAACGCCGGTCCAACGGTTACCGCGACTACCCCGCCGACACCGTGGAAGATGTGCGCCGGACCCGGATGCTGATCGACACCGGTTTCGGCGTACGCACCATTCGACAGTTACTGCCCTGCATCGACGGCAGCACGGTCGACATGTGCCCGGCCATCGCCGCCGCCATCAGGCAGACACTGGCCGAGATGGATACCCGCATCGGCGACCTGAATCTCCGCCGCGCACGCATCGTCCAACTGCTGGACGGCCAGTAG
- a CDS encoding alpha/beta fold hydrolase, whose translation MPNDSLLSTLTVTRVGSGPALLLAHGAGGCVALNFSQLMDEMAGERTLIGVDYPGSGGSPLTANSYRVDDLADAIVDAGRAAGFDRFPILGLSLGSAVAITAALRHPETVSALVLTVGFAHADPQLRLVVDVWRYLAAHDRDILARFLTTVSSPSAFDETGNLDDIVANVRASIPVGSPQQAALAAEIDLRDRLAEVVIPTLVVAAGGDRIVQPSSTRALAAGIPGSVLMEYPDAGHIFTPDEGRTWISDIRTFLLAHNL comes from the coding sequence ATGCCCAACGATTCCCTGCTTTCCACGCTGACGGTCACCCGCGTCGGCTCCGGTCCCGCCCTGCTTCTCGCGCATGGAGCAGGGGGCTGCGTCGCGCTGAATTTCAGCCAACTCATGGACGAGATGGCCGGCGAGCGAACGTTGATCGGCGTGGACTATCCGGGTTCGGGAGGCAGTCCCTTGACCGCGAATTCCTACCGCGTCGACGATCTGGCTGACGCGATCGTTGACGCCGGGCGGGCGGCCGGCTTCGACCGATTCCCCATACTCGGGCTATCGCTGGGCTCCGCGGTTGCCATCACGGCGGCACTCCGTCATCCCGAGACCGTCAGCGCCTTGGTCCTGACTGTGGGCTTCGCACACGCCGATCCGCAGTTGCGGTTGGTTGTCGATGTCTGGCGCTATCTGGCCGCACACGACCGCGACATCCTGGCGCGGTTCCTGACAACAGTGTCGTCGCCGTCGGCGTTCGACGAGACCGGCAATCTCGACGACATCGTGGCCAACGTCCGTGCGAGCATTCCGGTCGGCAGTCCGCAGCAGGCTGCACTGGCCGCCGAAATCGACCTCCGTGACCGTCTCGCGGAGGTCGTGATCCCGACGTTGGTCGTGGCGGCGGGTGGGGACCGCATCGTGCAGCCGTCCTCCACTCGCGCTCTGGCAGCGGGCATTCCTGGCTCAGTCCTGATGGAATATCCAGACGCGGGTCACATCTTCACACCGGACGAGGGGCGGACATGGATCTCCGATATCCGGACGTTTCTGCTGGCGCACAACCTGTGA
- a CDS encoding MFS transporter — MAVLSAAAFVYLAAEMFPVGVVPQIADGLHTTVPAAGLLVGVYAVAAGAAIIPVALATRRVEHRVMLTAALASLSLSQLLLAVAPTPGWAVFARVVGAVLHGSVWSLAPVLASALAPAGRAGQATALVFVGAALGLAAGSPLTTQLSLLIGWRAASLVLAALALILAAAIAVLVPRHIGRTMAAPAAGRSWEPHTVAAVCVLTLLVVTAAYAPYSFITVLAGDIGIPAAGRPVLLLGYGGAALTAVVVAGRLLDRHRYAVVVAALTGLLIAFATLSLTGSRGLFVAAVLLWGAAFACWAPAMQTILIKRCPNAAFASYLYVLAFQVGIFSGAWAGAQLVASDAVASLTVLALIGIGCASPVAVLARRWL, encoded by the coding sequence GTGGCCGTACTGTCTGCCGCCGCCTTCGTCTACCTCGCCGCGGAGATGTTTCCGGTCGGCGTCGTCCCGCAGATCGCCGACGGACTGCACACGACAGTGCCCGCTGCTGGCCTGCTGGTGGGTGTGTACGCGGTGGCTGCTGGTGCGGCAATCATCCCGGTGGCTTTGGCGACCCGTCGCGTCGAGCATCGCGTCATGCTCACCGCCGCCTTGGCTTCGCTGTCGTTGTCGCAACTGCTGCTGGCCGTCGCTCCGACGCCCGGGTGGGCGGTCTTCGCCCGGGTCGTCGGCGCGGTTTTGCATGGTTCGGTGTGGTCCCTGGCGCCGGTGCTTGCCAGTGCCCTCGCACCGGCCGGCCGTGCGGGGCAGGCGACCGCGCTGGTGTTCGTCGGGGCAGCGCTGGGGTTGGCTGCGGGATCGCCGCTTACCACGCAGCTTTCCCTACTCATCGGGTGGAGAGCCGCGTCTCTGGTGCTGGCGGCGCTTGCCTTGATCTTGGCGGCGGCGATTGCGGTCCTGGTTCCCCGCCATATCGGTCGTACCATGGCGGCGCCGGCCGCCGGCCGATCCTGGGAGCCGCACACTGTCGCGGCGGTCTGCGTACTGACGCTGCTGGTGGTGACCGCCGCCTATGCGCCGTATTCTTTCATCACGGTGTTGGCCGGCGACATCGGGATCCCGGCGGCCGGCCGCCCGGTTCTGCTCCTGGGCTATGGCGGTGCCGCGCTGACTGCGGTCGTCGTCGCCGGACGATTGCTCGACCGACACCGCTACGCTGTCGTGGTCGCGGCCCTGACGGGTCTGTTGATTGCATTCGCGACGCTGAGCCTGACTGGCTCGCGGGGGTTGTTCGTCGCGGCAGTTCTGTTGTGGGGAGCGGCCTTTGCGTGTTGGGCGCCGGCGATGCAGACGATCCTCATCAAGCGTTGCCCCAACGCCGCATTCGCGTCCTATCTGTACGTGCTGGCGTTTCAAGTCGGGATCTTCTCCGGCGCCTGGGCGGGAGCGCAGCTCGTGGCCTCAGACGCGGTGGCATCGCTGACAGTGCTCGCGCTGATCGGTATCGGGTGCGCGTCACCGGTGGCGGTGTTGGCCCGACGGTGGTTGTGA